From one Lycium ferocissimum isolate CSIRO_LF1 chromosome 5, AGI_CSIRO_Lferr_CH_V1, whole genome shotgun sequence genomic stretch:
- the LOC132058089 gene encoding uncharacterized protein LOC132058089, whose protein sequence is MEKQERSNNVMETHDSHLSSASLEGAEDYEIEEISQPNISCLRTGEEISQVQNTDWEVGAKGGISAKAKNEVESSLTKPVAKTSENVEDPEVLPRKRDGFLHLFSLREINSCILICENKRVICSVMISFLVVLSYAHLPHSIARSNSFIASRPLYILLLTDLTIVIARIVRKEVVPEERAEDMRERVKDFGHNWDGALTILEYGLVFYQTIRAIFIDCSFYLVIVICGFSLI, encoded by the exons AtggaaaaacaagaaagaagtaataatgTAATGGAGACTCATGACTCACATTTATCATCTG CTAGCTTGGAAGGTGCAGAGGACTATGAGATTGAAGAAATTTCTCAACCGAATATTTCTTGTTTACGAACAGGAGAAGAAATATCTCAAGTGCAAAATACTGATTGGGAAGTTGGAGCTAAAGGGGGTATATCTGCAAAGGCTAAGAATGAAGTAGAATCATCACTAACTAAGCCAGTGGCTAAAACATCAGAAAATGTTGAGGACCCTGAGGTGCTTCCAAGAAAACGCGACGGTTTCCTTCATTTATTTTCTCTTAGAGAAATCAATTCTTGCATTCTGATATGCGAGAATAAACGAGTCATTTGTTCTGTCATGATTTCGTTTTTAGTTGTCCTATCTTATGCCCATCTCCCGCATAGTATAGCAAGGTCAAATAGCTTCATTGCCTCAAGGCCACTTTACATACTGCTCCTAACTGATTTGACAATAGTGATTGCACGAATAGTCCGAAAGGAAGTAGTTCCTGAAGAAAGGGCCGAAGACATGAGAGAACGAGTGAAGGATTTTGGACATAATTGGGATGGAGCTCTTACGATATTGGAATACGGTTTGGTTTTCTATCAGACAATTCGTGCAATCTTCATAGACTGCAGCTTCTATTTGGTTATTGTTATATGTGGCTTTTCTCTCATATAG
- the LOC132058088 gene encoding transcription repressor OFP14 codes for MPKQLQKSLSDYLSKRKNKPTPQLQPSNSSSKTLSSSTSWLLRGCRHPKTPSFSAVDRKDKHAQGKDDAATLTDIDHFLFENFKSFYSKDEDTEIEAKTSNESNNNSIIVKKGKKEDILAPKNEENVGGSNSLSESPRYVIPPSNLRCSRRFFMARGSSSSLIEEARTSMTVSDDTGSTSAITTTTTNTVSNESSAISTDCSKETTNADDFITVVTYSPSPYDDFRQSMQEMMEARLNDRGKINWEFMEELLFCYLNLNDKKSYKYILNAFVDQIVVLRENSGRVPVISRNVRALDLAGELNQGNT; via the exons ATGCCTAAGCAACTCCAAAAATCTCTTTCAGATTATCTctcaaagagaaaaaataaaccCACCCCACAACTTCAACCTTCTAATTCATCCAGTAAAACTCTCTCATCTTCTACTAGTTGGTTGCTTCGTGGTTGTAGGCACCCCAAAACGCCGTCGTTTTCTGCCGTTGATCGCAAAGATAAGCATGCACAAGGCAAAGATGATGCTGCAACACTTACAGATATTGATCATTTCCTCTTTGAGAACTTCAAATCCTTTTATTCCAAAGATGAAGATACTGAAATTGAAGCCAAAACTAGTAATGAATCCAATAACAATAGCATCATAGTGAAGAAGGGCAAGAAAGAAGATATTCTTGCtccaaaaaatgaagaaaatgtagGAGGTTCGAATTCTTTGTCCGAGTCCCCAAG GTATGTCATCCCGCCATCAAATCTTCGCTGCTCTCGTCGGTTTTTTATGGCACGCGGATCATCAAGCTCACTAATCGAAGAAGCACGTACAAGCATGACAGTTTCTGACGACACTGGATCCACCTCTGCCATCACAACCACCACGACTAACACTGTTTCAAATGAATCATCAGCAATTAGTACCGATTGTTCAAAGGAAACAACGAATGCGGATGATTTTATTACAGTCGTTACGTATTCTCCAAGTCCATACGATGATTTCAGGCAATCGATGCAGGAGATGATGGAGGCAAGGTTGAATGATCGAGGCAAAATTAATTGGGAATTTATGGAAGAGTTATTGTTTTGTTATCTAAATTTGAATGATAAGAAATCGTACAAATACATACTTAATGCGTTTGTGGACCAGATCGTCGTTTTACGTGAAAATTCAGGCAGAGTACCGGTGATATCACGAAATGTTCGAGCATTGGATTTAGCTGGGGAATTAAACCAAGGGAATACGTAA